The following coding sequences lie in one Corallococcus silvisoli genomic window:
- the ftsZ gene encoding cell division protein FtsZ: MDQFEQNKQAAKIRVVGAGGAGCNAVNTMILSKLDRVDFIAANTDVQALAASKAPTRLQLGQALTKGLGAGANPEMGREAALESRDQIAAVLEGADMVFVTAGMGGGTGTGAAPIIADIAKSLGCLTVGVVTKPFLFEGNKRRKQAEQGIVELKAAVDTLITIPNQRLLSLSNEPMPLLETFKRADEVLLNAVQGISDLIQYHGYINVDFADVKTIMSDKGLALMGTGHACGDRRAITAMQQAISSPLLEDVSIDGATGLLINITGGRDMTLQEVNEALTLVHDAADGEAEIIFGSLIDEQIQDEVKITIIATGFVHRDAQKVRPMAQVVQVPLVGRPPAPSSVLSSTREEVASLVPAKSTPRPTLSSVETPKSSIQSARTAVVKDAALPLDEDQFDIPTFLRRQGQTELP; encoded by the coding sequence ATGGACCAGTTCGAGCAGAACAAGCAGGCCGCGAAGATTCGTGTCGTGGGCGCGGGCGGGGCGGGCTGCAACGCGGTCAACACGATGATTCTGTCGAAGCTCGACCGCGTCGATTTCATCGCCGCCAACACCGATGTCCAGGCGCTCGCCGCGAGCAAGGCGCCCACCCGGTTGCAGCTGGGCCAGGCGCTCACCAAGGGCCTGGGCGCGGGCGCCAACCCGGAGATGGGCCGCGAGGCCGCGCTGGAGTCGCGAGATCAGATCGCCGCGGTGCTGGAAGGCGCCGACATGGTCTTCGTCACCGCGGGCATGGGCGGCGGCACCGGCACGGGCGCCGCGCCCATCATCGCGGACATCGCCAAGAGCCTGGGCTGCCTCACGGTGGGTGTCGTCACCAAGCCGTTCCTCTTCGAAGGCAACAAGCGCCGCAAGCAGGCCGAGCAGGGCATCGTGGAGCTCAAGGCCGCGGTAGACACGCTCATCACCATCCCCAACCAGCGGCTGCTGTCGCTCTCCAATGAGCCCATGCCGCTGCTGGAGACCTTCAAGCGCGCGGACGAAGTCCTGCTCAACGCCGTGCAGGGCATCAGCGACCTCATCCAGTACCACGGCTACATCAACGTGGACTTCGCGGATGTGAAGACCATCATGAGCGACAAGGGCCTGGCGCTGATGGGCACGGGCCACGCCTGCGGCGACCGGCGCGCCATCACCGCCATGCAGCAGGCCATCTCCAGCCCGCTGCTGGAGGACGTCTCCATCGACGGCGCCACCGGCCTGCTCATCAACATCACCGGCGGCCGCGACATGACCCTCCAGGAGGTCAACGAGGCGCTGACGCTGGTGCACGACGCGGCGGACGGCGAGGCGGAGATCATCTTCGGGTCGCTCATCGACGAGCAGATCCAGGACGAGGTGAAGATCACCATCATCGCCACGGGCTTCGTGCACCGGGACGCGCAGAAGGTGCGCCCCATGGCGCAGGTGGTCCAGGTGCCGCTGGTGGGCCGCCCCCCCGCGCCGTCGTCCGTGCTGTCCTCGACGCGCGAGGAGGTGGCGAGCCTGGTGCCCGCGAAGAGCACCCCCCGTCCGACCCTGTCCAGCGTGGAGACCCCGAAGTCCTCCATCCAGAGCGCGCGCACGGCGGTGGTGAAGGACGCGGCGCTGCCCCTGGACGAGGATCAGTTCGACATCCCCACGTTCCTGCGCCGCCAGGGCCAGACGGAGCTGCCGTAG